One window of Globicephala melas chromosome 2, mGloMel1.2, whole genome shotgun sequence genomic DNA carries:
- the LOC115839683 gene encoding acyl-coenzyme A thioesterase 1-like isoform X1: MVVSFPALLRPFRLCRWDPTPWARLAGPTKLRTGDPNSWAPARMAVTVTLEPAGRCRWDEPVSIAVRGLAPGQPVTLRASLRDEKDELFRAHARYCADAHGQLDLERAPALGGSFTGLEPMGLLWALEPEKPLLRLVKRDVQTPFAVELEVLHGHDPEAGGLLGRAVHERDFLAPGVRREPVRSGRVRATLFLPPGPAPFPGIVDISGTGRGLPEYRASLLAGKGFAVMALAYYNYEDLPKSIENLHLEYFEEAMNYLLNHPKVKGPGVGLLGISKGGELCLSMASFLKGITAAVIINGSVASVGGTLHYKGETLPPVGVSRSRFKVTTDGLTDILDVLNSPLEGPDQKSFIPVERAECAFLFLVGQDDHNWKSEFYANEASKRLQAHSKAKPQIICYPGAGHYIEPPYFPMCRASLHTLVGSPVIWGGEPRAHARAQVDAWQQLQTFFHKHLGGEKGPIPGML, encoded by the exons ATGGTGGTCTCATTTCCGGCTCTCCTGCGACCCTTCCGACTCTGTCGATGGGACCCGACACCCTGGGCGCGGTTGGCAGGGCCTACAAAGCTCAGGACCGGTGACCCAAACTCTTGGGCCCCTGCCAGGATGGCGGTGACAGTGACGCTGGAGCCCGCGGGCCGCTGCCGCTGGGACGAGCCGGTGAGCATCGCCGTGCGCGGCCTGGCCCCGGGACAGCCGGTCACGCTGCGCGCGTCCCTGCGCGACGAGAAGGACGAGCTCTTCCGAGCCCACGCGCGCTACTGCGCCGACGCCCACGGCCAGCTGGACCTCGAGCGCGCGCCCGCGCTGGGCGGCAGCTTCACGGGCCTCGAGCCCATGGGGCTCCTCTGGGCTCTGGAGCCCGAGAAGCCCTTGCTGCGGCTGGTGAAGCGGGACGTGCAGACGCCCTTCGCCGTGGAGCTGGAGGTGCTCCATGGCCACGACCCGGAGGCCGGAGGGCTCCTGGGCCGCGCGGTGCACGAGCGCGACTTCCTGGCGCCGGGGGTGCGGCGCGAGCCCGTGCGCTCGGGCCGGGTGCGCGCCACGCTCTTCTTGCCGCCGG GACCTGCACCCTTTCCTGGGATTGTGGACATTTCTGGAACTGGACGTGGCCTTCCGGAATATCGAGCTAGTCTGCTGGCTGGGAAGGGTTTTGCTGTGATGGCTCTGGCTTATTATAACTATGAAGACCTCCCCAAGAGCATAGAGAACCTCCACCTGGAGTACTTTGAAGAAGCTATGAACTACCTGCTTAATCACCCTAAG GTAAAGGGCCCAGGGGTAGGGCTGCTTGGGATTTCCAAAGGAGGCGAACTCTGCCTCTCCatggcctcgttcctgaagggcATCACCGCGGCTGTCATAATCAATGGCTCTGTGGCCAGTGTCGGCGGAACCTTACACTACAAGGGAGAGACACTGCCGCCTGTGGGTGTCAGCCGAAGTCGATTCAAGGTGACCACAGATGGCCTAACAGACATTTTGGATGTCCTGAACAGCCCTCTGGAAGGACCTGATCAGAAGAGCTTCATTCCTGTGGAAAGGGCTGAGTGTGCCTTCCTGTTCCTTGTGGGTCAGGATGACCACAACTGGAAGAGTGAATTCTATGCTAATGAGGCCTCTAAACGCTTGCAGGCCCATAGTAAGGCGAAGCCCCAGATCATCTGTTACCCAGGGGCGGGACACTACATTGAGCCTCCTTACTTCCCCATGTGCCGGGCTTCCCTGCACACCTTGGTGGGCAGTCCTGTCATCTGGGGAGGGGAGCCCAGGGCTCATGCCAGGGCCCAGGTGGATGCTtggcagcagctccagactttcttCCACAAACACCTGGGTGGGGAAAAGGGGCCAATCCCAGGAATGCTGTAA
- the LOC115839683 gene encoding acyl-coenzyme A thioesterase 2, mitochondrial-like isoform X2, whose translation MSPASAGGLSTTAPPGKPIGPAPFPGIVDISGTGRGLPEYRASLLAGKGFAVMALAYYNYEDLPKSIENLHLEYFEEAMNYLLNHPKVKGPGVGLLGISKGGELCLSMASFLKGITAAVIINGSVASVGGTLHYKGETLPPVGVSRSRFKVTTDGLTDILDVLNSPLEGPDQKSFIPVERAECAFLFLVGQDDHNWKSEFYANEASKRLQAHSKAKPQIICYPGAGHYIEPPYFPMCRASLHTLVGSPVIWGGEPRAHARAQVDAWQQLQTFFHKHLGGEKGPIPGML comes from the exons atgtcccctgcatcggcaggcggactctcaaccaccgcgccaccagggaagcccatag GACCTGCACCCTTTCCTGGGATTGTGGACATTTCTGGAACTGGACGTGGCCTTCCGGAATATCGAGCTAGTCTGCTGGCTGGGAAGGGTTTTGCTGTGATGGCTCTGGCTTATTATAACTATGAAGACCTCCCCAAGAGCATAGAGAACCTCCACCTGGAGTACTTTGAAGAAGCTATGAACTACCTGCTTAATCACCCTAAG GTAAAGGGCCCAGGGGTAGGGCTGCTTGGGATTTCCAAAGGAGGCGAACTCTGCCTCTCCatggcctcgttcctgaagggcATCACCGCGGCTGTCATAATCAATGGCTCTGTGGCCAGTGTCGGCGGAACCTTACACTACAAGGGAGAGACACTGCCGCCTGTGGGTGTCAGCCGAAGTCGATTCAAGGTGACCACAGATGGCCTAACAGACATTTTGGATGTCCTGAACAGCCCTCTGGAAGGACCTGATCAGAAGAGCTTCATTCCTGTGGAAAGGGCTGAGTGTGCCTTCCTGTTCCTTGTGGGTCAGGATGACCACAACTGGAAGAGTGAATTCTATGCTAATGAGGCCTCTAAACGCTTGCAGGCCCATAGTAAGGCGAAGCCCCAGATCATCTGTTACCCAGGGGCGGGACACTACATTGAGCCTCCTTACTTCCCCATGTGCCGGGCTTCCCTGCACACCTTGGTGGGCAGTCCTGTCATCTGGGGAGGGGAGCCCAGGGCTCATGCCAGGGCCCAGGTGGATGCTtggcagcagctccagactttcttCCACAAACACCTGGGTGGGGAAAAGGGGCCAATCCCAGGAATGCTGTAA
- the ACOT4 gene encoding peroxisomal succinyl-coenzyme A thioesterase isoform X1 gives MAVTVTLEPVGRCRWDEPVRIAVCGLAPGQPVTLRASLRDEKDALFRAHARYCADAHGQLDLERAPALGGSFAGLEPMGLLWALEPEKPFWRFLKRDVQTPFAVELEVLDGHDPGAQRLLGRAVHERDFLAPGVRREPVRAGRVRATLFLPPGPGPFPGIIDIFGVGGALLEYRASLLAGHGFATLALAYCDFEDLPKKFDTIHLDYFEEALCYMLQHTQVKGPGIGLLGISLGADICLSMASFLKNISATVSINGSGFNGNKAIYYKENSIPPLGHDLRRMKVAFSGLLDIVDIRNDIVGGCENPCMIPIEKAQGPILFIVGQDDHNWRSELYAQIASERLQAHGKEKPQIISYPGTGHYIEPPYFPMCPASLHKLLDKPVIWGGEPRAHSKAQVDAWKQILTFFTKHLGACPKL, from the exons ATGGCGGTGACAGTGACGCTGGAGCCCGTGGGCCGCTGCCGCTGGGACGAGCCGGTGCGCATCGCCGTGTGCGGCCTGGCCCCGGGACAGCCGGTCACGCTGCGCGCGTCCCTGCGCGACGAGAAGGACGCGCTCTTCCGAGCCCACGCGCGCTACTGCGCCGACGCCCACGGCCAGCTGGACCTCGAGCGCGCGCCCGCGCTGGGCGGCAGCTTCGCGGGGCTCGAGCCCATGGGGCTCCTCTGGGCTCTGGAGCCCGAGAAGCCTTTTTGGCGGTTTCTGAAGCGGGACGTGCAGACGCCCTTCGCCGTGGAGCTGGAGGTGCTCGATGGCCACGACCCTGGCGCCCAGCGGCTCCTGGGCCGCGCGGTGCACGAGCGCGACTTCCTGGCGCCCGGGGTGCGGCGTGAGCCAGTGCGCGCGGGCCGGGTGCGCGCCACGCTCTTCCTGCCGCCGG GACCAGGACCTTTCCCAGGGATCATTGACATCTTTGGTGTTGGAGGAGCCCTGTTGGAATATCGGGCCAGCCTTCTGGCTGGCCATGGCTTTGCCACATTGGCTCTAGCTTATTGTGACTTTGAAGATCTTCCCAAGAAATTCGACACCATACACCTGGACTACTTTGAAGAAGCCCTGTGCTACATGCTTCAACACACCCAG GTAAAGGGCCCTGGCATTGGACTTCTGGGCATTTCTTTAGGGGCTGATATTTGTCTCTCCATGGCCTCATTTTTGAAGAACATCTCAGCTACAGTTTCCATCAATGGATCTGGCTTCAATGGAAACAAAGCCATATACTACAAGGAGAATAGCATTCCACCACTGGGCCATGACCTAAGGAGAATGAAGGTAGCTTTTTCAGGCCTCCTGGACATTGTGGATATAAGGAATGATATTGTAGGGGGATGTGAGAACCCCTGCATGATTCCAATAGAGAAGGCCCAGGGGCCCATCCTCTTCATTGTTGGTCAGGATGACCATAACTGGAGGAGTGAGTTATACGCCCAGATAGCCTCTGAACGGTTACAGGCCCATGGAAAGGAAAAACCCCAGATCATCTCTTACCCTGGGACTGGGCATTACATTGAGCCTCCTTACTTTCCCATGTGCCCAGCTTCCCTACACAAATTACTGGACAAACCTGTGATCTGGGGTGGGGAGCCCAGGGCTCATTCTAAGGCCCAGGTAGATGCTTGGAAGCAAATTCTAACCTTCTTCACCAAACACCTTGGAGCTTGCCCCAAATTGTAA
- the ACOT4 gene encoding peroxisomal succinyl-coenzyme A thioesterase isoform X2, giving the protein MATTLAPSGSWAARCTSATSWRPGCGVSQCARAGCAPRSSCRRITFETSLPSSPEASPGPGPFPGIIDIFGVGGALLEYRASLLAGHGFATLALAYCDFEDLPKKFDTIHLDYFEEALCYMLQHTQVKGPGIGLLGISLGADICLSMASFLKNISATVSINGSGFNGNKAIYYKENSIPPLGHDLRRMKVAFSGLLDIVDIRNDIVGGCENPCMIPIEKAQGPILFIVGQDDHNWRSELYAQIASERLQAHGKEKPQIISYPGTGHYIEPPYFPMCPASLHKLLDKPVIWGGEPRAHSKAQVDAWKQILTFFTKHLGACPKL; this is encoded by the exons ATGGCCACGACCCTGGCGCCCAGCGGCTCCTGGGCCGCGCGGTGCACGAGCGCGACTTCCTGGCGCCCGGGGTGCGGCGTGAGCCAGTGCGCGCGGGCCGGGTGCGCGCCACGCTCTTCCTGCCGCCGG ATCACTTTTGAGACTTCACTGCCTTCCTCACCTGAAGCCTCgcctg GACCAGGACCTTTCCCAGGGATCATTGACATCTTTGGTGTTGGAGGAGCCCTGTTGGAATATCGGGCCAGCCTTCTGGCTGGCCATGGCTTTGCCACATTGGCTCTAGCTTATTGTGACTTTGAAGATCTTCCCAAGAAATTCGACACCATACACCTGGACTACTTTGAAGAAGCCCTGTGCTACATGCTTCAACACACCCAG GTAAAGGGCCCTGGCATTGGACTTCTGGGCATTTCTTTAGGGGCTGATATTTGTCTCTCCATGGCCTCATTTTTGAAGAACATCTCAGCTACAGTTTCCATCAATGGATCTGGCTTCAATGGAAACAAAGCCATATACTACAAGGAGAATAGCATTCCACCACTGGGCCATGACCTAAGGAGAATGAAGGTAGCTTTTTCAGGCCTCCTGGACATTGTGGATATAAGGAATGATATTGTAGGGGGATGTGAGAACCCCTGCATGATTCCAATAGAGAAGGCCCAGGGGCCCATCCTCTTCATTGTTGGTCAGGATGACCATAACTGGAGGAGTGAGTTATACGCCCAGATAGCCTCTGAACGGTTACAGGCCCATGGAAAGGAAAAACCCCAGATCATCTCTTACCCTGGGACTGGGCATTACATTGAGCCTCCTTACTTTCCCATGTGCCCAGCTTCCCTACACAAATTACTGGACAAACCTGTGATCTGGGGTGGGGAGCCCAGGGCTCATTCTAAGGCCCAGGTAGATGCTTGGAAGCAAATTCTAACCTTCTTCACCAAACACCTTGGAGCTTGCCCCAAATTGTAA